One window of the Pseudomonas sihuiensis genome contains the following:
- a CDS encoding MerR family transcriptional regulator, with the protein MLEPSHNDELPAIPGKRYFTIGEVSELCAVKPHVLRYWEQEFPQLNPVKRRGNRRYYQRQDVLMIRQIRALLYDQGFTIGGARQRLSGDEAKDDTTQYRQLIKQMIAELEDVLHVLKK; encoded by the coding sequence ATGCTGGAACCAAGTCATAACGACGAACTACCGGCAATTCCCGGCAAACGCTACTTCACCATCGGTGAGGTCAGTGAACTCTGCGCGGTCAAGCCCCACGTTCTACGTTACTGGGAACAGGAATTCCCACAGCTGAATCCGGTAAAGCGGCGGGGTAACCGTCGCTATTACCAGCGTCAGGATGTGCTGATGATTCGGCAGATTCGTGCGCTCCTGTACGATCAGGGCTTCACCATCGGTGGCGCACGTCAGCGCCTTTCTGGTGACGAAGCCAAGGACGACACCACTCAGTATCGTCAGCTGATCAAACAGATGATCGCCGAGCTCGAGGATGTTTTGCATGTACTGAAGAAGTAA
- the ihfA gene encoding integration host factor subunit alpha gives MGALTKAEMAERLYEELGLNKREAKELVELFFEEIRQALELNEQVKLSGFGNFDLRDKRQRPGRNPKTGEEIPITARRVVTFRPGQKLKARVEAYAGTKS, from the coding sequence ATGGGGGCTCTGACGAAAGCTGAAATGGCGGAACGTCTGTATGAAGAGCTCGGCCTGAACAAACGGGAAGCCAAGGAACTGGTGGAGCTGTTTTTTGAAGAGATCCGCCAGGCTCTTGAGCTGAACGAACAGGTCAAGCTGTCCGGGTTCGGCAACTTCGACTTGCGCGACAAGCGCCAGCGACCCGGCCGTAACCCGAAAACAGGGGAAGAGATTCCAATCACGGCTCGCCGTGTGGTCACTTTTCGTCCAGGGCAAAAATTGAAAGCCAGGGTCGAGGCCTATGCTGGAACCAAGTCATAA